Genomic segment of Diachasmimorpha longicaudata isolate KC_UGA_2023 chromosome 14, iyDiaLong2, whole genome shotgun sequence:
CTCCTGGGTTTTGATATCAGTGGAATATCCTCCTTCGACATTCTCAAAACACTGCTCTGTATCTCCATGGTACTGTCCTCACATTACTTTACATTGATCGATAAAAACCAGAGCAATATCTCCCCCTCTGGTAATTAAACCCCCCAAACAGGCGCAAGAGGCAATAAAACAGTGAAATACTCCACAAAAATCTATTCCTTTATCATTCACGATTAGCTAGTCTCTTTATTGACGATTTTCCTGGAAGTGTGACAGCACCcacactattattattattctaatGTCAAAGGAAACCTCCGTGAGGTGGCGGTGGGGGGAAAAACCCGCTGAGAAATTCAAATCGCCTGGAGAATAAATGCCCTGAATCTATGAGACCCCAAGAAGGAGTCGAACGACCATAAAAACAATTCTCAAGTTATCAATTATCTGTCATTCCAATTGAACATCAAcaagtaaaattaattaaggaaGGACATGTCGTTTAGGAGATCGTCATCAGTCTTGAGACGGCCAAATCAACTCACCCacagagaaaatttttgagaaatccAGTACAAGCGTTCATTCTTCTATTTCTCTTGATGATGGGAGGATAATTATCGTCAGATGGCTGGAGAAGATAATCAGTCTCCTCATCCATTTCAAAATTGCGATCATCCGAGCTGAGACGCAGTGGCATCTCTTCTAACCTCATTCTCTCCACGATTCACGGGTAATGACTTTGCATGCCTTGGATATATTTGTTTATCGTTGATTAAAGtaatttggaatattttgaTGATCATTATCAACAATTTAGACCCATTTTACTCGTCTTTAACTGCTACTGAGGCacacaaaatatttattttcaccagCATATGAGTATTTAATTCCGTAGGAAGTATCAGCAAGTTGTCACGACACTTTAATTGTCAAACagcaattattaattaattcggcAATAATGTCTTGACTTGGGTAATTACGTGATTCTTCAGTCCTTCTGCTGTTCAACTTTATTTCGCTGCAACTCCCCCGAGACCTCAACGACTTTAATGATTTTGTTTCTCTCAGTGTCAGGGTGAGATCATAAACTGTGAGATAATAGTGCACTTAATTATAAATCCgggaatcaaaaaaaaatgatttactaTCGGTGAGCTAAGATAAACAACAGACGAGTGGTATATACATGTGTTGTGTTGACGGAATGAACGATGACGTCACTTGGGGAATGGCAGGAGACCCCGAGTCCGGTAGCTTGCGCCACTGACTCGATTCGCGTGGAGTTTTTGAATCGTTGGTACTGAAGAGCATGTGGTGAATGATAATTGATGATAAGTGAAtgattttccattcaaaaatcatcagaatttattcatgaaattctACATTCGTTCACCTTCACTTACTTCCACTGATAATTCAACTGGTCAAGTTGCCAGgattttcagaatattttattatgtaacggaataattatttcgtaaTTAATCTAAGGCAGATAAATAGAGTCACTcgaaagaatttaattttctaaaattcatTGTTATTACTTCATCCATTAGTTTGGTAAATAATTTCGTTTCATCTTTCTAATTCTCCTCTTGAAACTCTTTTGTATGGGAATTCCCCATCTTCTTCTTGTCCATCGGCTTTAAATGGGCAGCATTCACCTATTGAGTGATAGAAGAACCAAGAAATCATGATAGAATATAAATGAGAATGATAATCCATACCATTTGTCTAAACTGCTCATAACTGGGTACGTTCTGTTCAACAGCTCTCAGCTTGGCGTCATTCTGCAATTTATAGAGTTCATCTGCCTTGACAGCACTCTGCAGTTCCTCCTCTAGgtctttgaaattaattttttgccgCAAGAAACTCATTTCTGTCTGAATAAAATTACTCTTGTTGACGTGAAGTGCATTGAGATCAACCAGATGGACTCGAGTGGAGCACTTGTTTGTTGCTATGGCAACAATTAGAATGCTATTTGCGAATAACACAAGACACATTTCTCTGTTCAAGATTTAACTTGATTTTTGCAGATCTTTACAGCTTAAATCACTCTAACAATTAATGTGCAGGAACCTCAATGATAATTAGTGCCGCATGATAAATTCAAAGACAAATTCACTggatatttggaaaaaaatattttttattcacaaataACAATTTAATGTTGATAAATCAGTTTAagaagaagaatgaaaaatctatttaaCACTCTCGACGATACCATCATCGCCCTCTTTCTTCATCCGAGCCATTCTTTTCTTGTAAAGTCTCTCATGAGTCCTCTTCATCTCCAAAATCTCCTTCATGTCCTCCTTATCTTCCtcctgaaataaaattataaatcatgTTATCAGATACACTAGTCCAGTGAGAGCGAAATAATAATGCAATTACGGATTGATGTAATCGTAGGACAAGTGCTCTCCGTCCATCAGACATGGGTTGTGAATAATCCATGAGCTTCTTGAGCCTCTCCGCAGGGGCAACACCTCTCTCAACAACTAGAACGATCCTCGCCCACTGATAAATTCATCCaatgaataatcaatgaaaatactcCATTTCTCCATCAGCCAATTTAAAATTGTGAAAGTAAACTCACTTGTCGCTGCCACTCGTTTCGAGTCTCCGCTATTTTTTGGTAGGTATTCCCCATCATCGCTATCAACATGTTCACCAGGAGGATTGCCACTATGGCCATGTATACGACGAAGAGGCACTGAAAATTGTCAAGCAATAAATTAGAGATTTTATCTAAATTGAATCGCTACGTCTTAATAATGAAGAAACCTTGGCCTCCATCTCGTGCTCGGTTCTCTCGAATGCTCCATAGTAGTCACCGAAATTCGTCATGCTCATGAGGAACATTGCCATTATGCTCTCCATTGGAGATGGCATGGGATTGCTTGTCGTGTCGTCAACCCCTTCGGGGGTTTGGGGATTATcgaaggataaaaaaattatgtagtaCGCTGTATAAATAATTAGAGTACATTAGAATTAATAGAGCAGATTGGAAGGTTTTTCAGTGATTTCTCTCGTCAAAAAGTTCATTAACACCAAGAATTTTCTGATCAATAACTTGATCGATATCGATCTAGAAATATTAGACATTAAAATGGAGTAATGTGAAGGCATGAGCGatgaaaatattaacaattCCAGTCTTGACAAatgttttaattgattttgtcgcaaaaaccataaaattcattttgacaatAATTAAGTGGCTGTCTACAACGCTCCTATCGCTGTTAAAAATCAATATGTGGAGCaataatgatatttagttttttattcaacacttTAATTAAGAAATTATCATGTTACCCCACCTTCCCCTGAATGAACTTTACTCGGAACAGCTGTTCATACGTCGAAACgtcaaatgaaattcaatgcgCTCATCCTCCCTAATGACATAATTACTTCGTTCCGTCAAACGCGTGTAATAATAAACCATGATACGATATTTATGTCACTCTACGATTATCTCAATCAGCACGTGCCATTGTAGCATGTTGCTCAAGTATAAAGTCAATGGCACATTGCCTTCTCGATGAATCACGGTGTAGTAATATCTGCAAAGTGCGCGACATTGATCAATCATTCGCGGGGCATCTCATATGATGCATGAATGCCTGAGTCGGCGCAATATCGGCCTCGTCACTCCATATGCATGTTATAATtattgtgaaaattttcagttcttcattttcaagtccaacttcattgaaaatgtgatcatttattttccagaTTAATCGATTCAAGGAAGAATAAAACGACTGTCACATGGACAACATAAAATTTATGTCAATGTCAAATGATCTACATACACCGTCAGCGCGGAGTAATGCATTGTACGATGATGTCAGTGGAAATGATAGAAGTGATAAATAGTCaatcgaaaatttaattataatgattttttttttcctgttgaCATTCAGTGAAATTTCTGCGTCGCACATGCGGTGGTGGAATGTGCTATTTTCATCGCTCAcacaaatacaaaaatatttgcagATTTAATGTTTAGACTGGTGGTGAAACGATGTGAGGTATTTGCGTTCGATATTTAATGATATGCAATAGAGATTTTCAAGTGGtgagggttgaaaaaaaattgattggattGAATCGGTTTTAAGGGATCTCTTACAGAGGCGCCACGTGACCAAATTGAGTTTTCTAATTTCATCATTGATAGCacataattgataattttttgtttgagCAAAATTAAGTTAaagtaaataaacaaaagaaCAAGCGGAGAAAAGTAATCAATGTATTTgttgcaaaattaaaaattcatgattttgATTGGACAAATTTAAGTGACGATATTGTAATTTATCCTTGAAAATTCTgttgaaaattacagaacgctccgaaaaaatttcataacaaTTTAGTCCAATTTTTGTTTAACTACATTTCGCTccgaaattacgaaaaaaatccctaatttttattgaatatttctccctgcgcagaaaaatattttcaataaaaatattattgaaggATCTATTAGTCAAAAATAAACTAACAAAATATATCTGgttaaatattgataattaagccataaaaatcatgaaaaatcctcacCTTGCGAAAATCCCATAACAAAAACGAGATAAATTGTGACAAATCGTAGCAGATCTCCCATGATCATTCTGTAAATCATAACGACGAAAGGCCCCACTGTCTTGAATCCTCGACAGAAAAATAGAAAGTACGGGGCTGTCGTGAGCATAACAACAACCGCCAGCATATCCTCCACTTTGTCAGCGCAAGCAAGACGCAAGAATGGAAATGACATTAGAATGCAACAAGAGAAGAGGAACATCACGCGCGATGGAGCTGTCAtctgaaatggaaattttggtTTTTGCCGAAAAAATATTGCGACGAGGGATTGAATTCTGAGAGGGCCCTCACGAGGTTCTCGATGAACATGTTGAGTCCCAGAAATCGGGCCTCTCGGAGTGCTGCTAGTATGTACAGCATTGCAccaaattccataaaaatctcGGCTGTTAATCTTATTTTTGCTGTTGATGAGTCGAGTTGCATTAGCCTGCAGACTTCTGTTAAATCCTCCCACCTGCGGGTAGATTTACGCTTCACTATTTGCTAGTTATAGGGGTGATATGTACATAAATTATGTTAACACATATTTTTATGGACCACAAATGTGGAAATGGTTTTTGTTTGCAAATGGAAACAttgaaatcgtgaaaatttACTGTCAACActtcaaaaacatttttatgtacAAAATGCCATTCTGAAATTCCACATACCATTCCTCATCAAGTGCGGAGTCCATGATGAAGGCAGAAGGTGTCACCTGTTCATGAACACTCTCATTCTTCTTTCCCTCGAAGACATTCAGTCCAGAATTATCAACGAGGTCAGAGTTAAAAGCATCCTTCAATGTTAATGTAAAATTATCTGAAATTTTCGTGATAAAATTCTCGACATTGGCGGGTGTGACATTGACACTCGCCATGAAATTATTTGCCAAAGTAGTTGCTAATTGTCGAACAACCCTGGAGAGTTGACCAAATTCTTGGCTTTTGCCAAGGGCGCCAAGGGTGCCATCAGCGCTGGCAGAAGTAGCTGGTGGAAAGGCACTTGAGCTCATATCAGAGCTTGAAGTGGGTTTCGTGGAATTCCTAGATGAATTACTTGGGGAAGGACCGGGACGAAGAACAAAACTTATCAGAGATAAGACGAAGTAAAaacagaagagaaaaaattgttgatagaATCTGCAAATAACATTCCCATTGACTCATCAGTGATAATGAATTACTCCACTGATTACCTCGATTTGATGAAAGTATTCCACTTTGCGTTTAATAAATCGACGAGAACTCCGTCCATGAGTTCCAAATGTTCCTCAGTTTCCTAAAATCAATAACGACAATTAGatatttcaatcaatcaaCGACCAGCTCGTCACTTCGTACCCCAAAAACCACTAAATTCAGGGCTGAATTGTTATTGATGGTTCCATTATTGACATCAATTGTATCAAACTGGGACAATGGATATGCAGCACAAGTTATGCTGCCAATTTGCCAATAAATTTCCCTCTCGATATTCATAATGTGGAAGAACATTTCGATTCTGGCTAATCGAGCTGAAAGCGTCAGTGGCGTCAAGTGTTGATTGTTCCGAATCGCCAGGGATGCGCCGACCTCATAAGCCATATCAAAAGTGGTCTTGAATGAGAATATAATTACGCACATAATTCACCAATCGAAATAGAAATGACGATTGTTCATTATTGGTCTAAATAGCTCGTAAAAAATATCCCAACGTCCATtttgaaataaacaatttttctaaactttctaaataaattgttcaagACTATGAAACACCAGTTCCAAACAGTTCAATGGCACAGAATAATGGGTTTCTAGTGGGTATTTTTAATTAGATATTCAGTCCTACAATCAGTGACACACGCTTGACggaaaaattcagataaatGTATTACCACTTTGGAATAAATCACCAGCATGTGGAGTACGGTGTTACCATTAGTATCTTGTTTGTCTGGATCAGCACCTCTGGCCAACACCAGACGATAGCACTCCTCCTGGCCCAGACAAGCGGCAAAATTCAGCGGATATTCACCCCAGTAAACATATCTATAAACAAATCAACGAAAAGTCTATGACATTTATATCCGGTTCTACGATCTGTATctttgggggggaggggggaggtaaTCTAACTCGATTCATTAATCATATCTGCAGGAGATATCAATCGAGCTTAATTAActaattcaaaaaatgaataaatgagtcagtgaagtggtaaaacgagataagttgaaaAATCTCTGCCTCGAGCTTTTGGGAACTATATCTCccaatctaagagagatagcgaaatttttgttataacgTTTGTTATAGAACTCGATTCGCTCTATAAAAAAGgttctattgaaaattttggtaTCATCCGctgatttcgagatattcatcagaaAATGGTGAGTTCTGAAAAGTGACTTTTCTCTTTTTATGACTTCGGTGCTGGAAATTCTAGAGACTTTTTTTGGAGGGACTGTAGGGTTCGTTAagtgttgaaataaaaaattagaccCGTCATAATTAGTTTCGGGTGTGACACAAGGCCACTCATGATCGAGACTGTCTGTCCTCGAGGCCTTTTGGTCCTCCGGAcacatgaaatttccaaaacaACGTTCGTGGACATCTGCTCCACTATCCAACAGATATTTCACCATCGCTGGGTCCTCATTAACAATAGCAATATGCAGTACACTCTCTCCTgtgaacaataaataatagatcagaccattttataaaaatatctgtatatttttatttcccaaaaattcgtgcattctttatcaattttgagatatttatccAAAGAGATAAGCAAACTCAAATTGCTTTATCGTTTCCCAGGCAAAATTTCCTGGAATTTAATCGGAAAAAGTAATTTTAACGATGAGTAGACTGCTAATACTGTACCGTAATATTCATCACTCAGATAAACATCATTAATAAGGTTCGGATAGAAGCGTAATAGTCGTTTAGCCAGATCAGCATGAAGTGCAGTGGCGTTGAGCATGCAcagatgcaaaatcgtttcacCAACTGCCCCACGATCACTCAAATTCCAGCAGACGAGTCTGTATTTGTTTTTATCTTAAAGAGAGAAGAGAATTACGTCAAGAGAAATTTGGAGTAATTTTTCGCACAAAAGATAAATATATGATGTAATATatgttaatttaattaataattttgtatattttaatTAGTAATTTTGTATATGTTAATTATATATGAAATATATGTGATATATAACCATAAATGAACATGACATAAATAAAGCAAATATATTTGTTccgaaacaaaatatttttcaataataaaattatatatttgagCTATACatctatataatatataatatattttgtaagcttttgttatttttactgaatatttctcttcctgAGAAAATGTAAATCAACCAAATGTTATGTAGCGCACATATGTGTTACATATATTTCATATACTCAACTTATGTGTTATATATTTTCTGGTATATTCGTATGTATAATTTGTATGTACTATTTCGTGCAGATTTTGGTGCACTGATTACCGATTTTTGTTTCGTCGATCACTT
This window contains:
- the LOC135169178 gene encoding transient receptor potential cation channel subfamily V member 5 isoform X2; amino-acid sequence: MGNTESNVTSGVKKQTDTSSILLYKLVDLKGGGLLVDMMKRATQTKQYAELDHAIRTKVEPFLYNKGKGKWIPISKLVLLRNKERPRHKMLPVLKAMENPSDYDVDVDMKDEVIDETKIDKNKYRLVCWNLSDRGAVGETILHLCMLNATALHADLAKRLLRFYPNLINDVYLSDEYYGESVLHIAIVNEDPAMVKYLLDSGADVHERCFGNFMCPEDQKASRTDSLDHEWPCVTPETNYDGYVYWGEYPLNFAACLGQEECYRLVLARGADPDKQDTNGNTVLHMLVIYSKVTTFDMAYEVGASLAIRNNQHLTPLTLSARLARIEMFFHIMNIEREIYWQIGSITCAAYPLSQFDTIDVNNGTINNNSALNLVVFGETEEHLELMDGVLVDLLNAKWNTFIKSRFYQQFFLFCFYFVLSLISFVLRPGPSPSNSSRNSTKPTSSSDMSSSAFPPATSASADGTLGALGKSQEFGQLSRVVRQLATTLANNFMASVNVTPANVENFITKISDNFTLTLKDAFNSDLVDNSGLNVFEGKKNESVHEQVTPSAFIMDSALDEEWWEDLTEVCRLMQLDSSTAKIRLTAEIFMEFGAMLYILAALREARFLGLNMFIENLMTAPSRVMFLFSCCILMSFPFLRLACADKVEDMLAVVVMLTTAPYFLFFCRGFKTVGPFVVMIYRMIMGDLLRFVTIYLVFVMGFSQGVDDTTSNPMPSPMESIMAMFLMSMTNFGDYYGAFERTEHEMEAKCLFVVYMAIVAILLVNMLIAMMGNTYQKIAETRNEWQRQWARIVLVVERGVAPAERLKKLMDYSQPMSDGRRALVLRLHQSEEDKEDMKEILEMKRTHERLYKKRMARMKKEGDDGIVESVK
- the LOC135169178 gene encoding transient receptor potential cation channel subfamily V member 5 isoform X6; the encoded protein is MGNTESNVTSGVKKQTDTSSILLYKLVDLKGGGLLVDMMKRATQTKQYAELDHAIRTKVEPFLYNKGKGKWIPISKLVLLRNKERPRHKMLPVLKAMENPSDYDVDVDMKDEVIDETKIDKNKYRLVCWNLSDRGAVGETILHLCMLNATALHADLAKRLLRFYPNLINDVYLSDEYYGESVLHIAIVNEDPAMVKYLLDSGADVHERCFGNFMCPEDQKASRTDSLDHEWPCVTPETNYDGYVYWGEYPLNFAACLGQEECYRLVLARGADPDKQDTNGNTVLHMLVIYSKVETEEHLELMDGVLVDLLNAKWNTFIKSSFVLRPGPSPSNSSRNSTKPTSSSDMSSSAFPPATSASADGTLGALGKSQEFGQLSRVVRQLATTLANNFMASVNVTPANVENFITKISDNFTLTLKDAFNSDLVDNSGLNVFEGKKNESVHEQVTPSAFIMDSALDEEWWEDLTEVCRLMQLDSSTAKIRLTAEIFMEFGAMLYILAALREARFLGLNMFIENLMTAPSRVMFLFSCCILMSFPFLRLACADKVEDMLAVVVMLTTAPYFLFFCRGFKTVGPFVVMIYRMIMGDLLRFVTIYLVFVMGFSQAYYIIFLSFDNPQTPEGVDDTTSNPMPSPMESIMAMFLMSMTNFGDYYGAFERTEHEMEAKCLFVVYMAIVAILLVNMLIAMMGNTYQKIAETRNEWQRQWARIVLVVERGVAPAERLKKLMDYSQPMSDGRRALVLRLHQSEEDKEDMKEILEMKRTHERLYKKRMARMKKEGDDGIVESVK
- the LOC135169178 gene encoding transient receptor potential cation channel subfamily V member 5 isoform X1 is translated as MGNTESNVTSGVKKQTDTSSILLYKLVDLKGGGLLVDMMKRATQTKQYAELDHAIRTKVEPFLYNKGKGKWIPISKLVLLRNKERPRHKMLPVLKAMENPSDYDVDVDMKDEVIDETKIDKNKYRLVCWNLSDRGAVGETILHLCMLNATALHADLAKRLLRFYPNLINDVYLSDEYYGESVLHIAIVNEDPAMVKYLLDSGADVHERCFGNFMCPEDQKASRTDSLDHEWPCVTPETNYDGYVYWGEYPLNFAACLGQEECYRLVLARGADPDKQDTNGNTVLHMLVIYSKVTTFDMAYEVGASLAIRNNQHLTPLTLSARLARIEMFFHIMNIEREIYWQIGSITCAAYPLSQFDTIDVNNGTINNNSALNLVVFGETEEHLELMDGVLVDLLNAKWNTFIKSRFYQQFFLFCFYFVLSLISFVLRPGPSPSNSSRNSTKPTSSSDMSSSAFPPATSASADGTLGALGKSQEFGQLSRVVRQLATTLANNFMASVNVTPANVENFITKISDNFTLTLKDAFNSDLVDNSGLNVFEGKKNESVHEQVTPSAFIMDSALDEEWWEDLTEVCRLMQLDSSTAKIRLTAEIFMEFGAMLYILAALREARFLGLNMFIENLMTAPSRVMFLFSCCILMSFPFLRLACADKVEDMLAVVVMLTTAPYFLFFCRGFKTVGPFVVMIYRMIMGDLLRFVTIYLVFVMGFSQAYYIIFLSFDNPQTPEGVDDTTSNPMPSPMESIMAMFLMSMTNFGDYYGAFERTEHEMEAKCLFVVYMAIVAILLVNMLIAMMGNTYQKIAETRNEWQRQWARIVLVVERGVAPAERLKKLMDYSQPMSDGRRALVLRLHQSEEDKEDMKEILEMKRTHERLYKKRMARMKKEGDDGIVESVK
- the LOC135169178 gene encoding transient receptor potential cation channel subfamily V member 5 isoform X5 yields the protein MGNTESNVTSGVKKQTDTSSILLYKLVDLKGGGLLVDMMKRATQTKQYAELDHAIRTKVEPFLYNKGKGKWIPISKLVLLRNKERPRHKMLPVLKAMENPSDYDVDVDMKDEVIDETKIDKNKYRLVCWNLSDRGAVGETILHLCMLNATALHADLAKRLLRFYPNLINDVYLSDEYYGESVLHIAIVNEDPAMVKYLLDSGADVHERCFGNFMCPEDQKASRTDSLDHEWPCVTPETNYDGYVYWGEYPLNFAACLGQEECYRLVLARGADPDKQDTNGNTVLHMLVIYSKVETEEHLELMDGVLVDLLNAKWNTFIKSRFYQQFFLFCFYFVLSLISFVLRPGPSPSNSSRNSTKPTSSSDMSSSAFPPATSASADGTLGALGKSQEFGQLSRVVRQLATTLANNFMASVNVTPANVENFITKISDNFTLTLKDAFNSDLVDNSGLNVFEGKKNESVHEQVTPSAFIMDSALDEEWWEDLTEVCRLMQLDSSTAKIRLTAEIFMEFGAMLYILAALREARFLGLNMFIENLMTAPSRVMFLFSCCILMSFPFLRLACADKVEDMLAVVVMLTTAPYFLFFCRGFKTVGPFVVMIYRMIMGDLLRFVTIYLVFVMGFSQAYYIIFLSFDNPQTPEGVDDTTSNPMPSPMESIMAMFLMSMTNFGDYYGAFERTEHEMEAKCLFVVYMAIVAILLVNMLIAMMGNTYQKIAETRNEWQRQWARIVLVVERGVAPAERLKKLMDYSQPMSDGRRALVLRLHQSEEDKEDMKEILEMKRTHERLYKKRMARMKKEGDDGIVESVK
- the LOC135169178 gene encoding transient receptor potential cation channel subfamily V member 5 isoform X4 codes for the protein MMKRATQTKQYAELDHAIRTKVEPFLYNKGKGKWIPISKLVLLRNKERPRHKMLPVLKAMENPSDYDVDVDMKDEVIDETKIDKNKYRLVCWNLSDRGAVGETILHLCMLNATALHADLAKRLLRFYPNLINDVYLSDEYYGESVLHIAIVNEDPAMVKYLLDSGADVHERCFGNFMCPEDQKASRTDSLDHEWPCVTPETNYDGYVYWGEYPLNFAACLGQEECYRLVLARGADPDKQDTNGNTVLHMLVIYSKVTTFDMAYEVGASLAIRNNQHLTPLTLSARLARIEMFFHIMNIEREIYWQIGSITCAAYPLSQFDTIDVNNGTINNNSALNLVVFGETEEHLELMDGVLVDLLNAKWNTFIKSRFYQQFFLFCFYFVLSLISFVLRPGPSPSNSSRNSTKPTSSSDMSSSAFPPATSASADGTLGALGKSQEFGQLSRVVRQLATTLANNFMASVNVTPANVENFITKISDNFTLTLKDAFNSDLVDNSGLNVFEGKKNESVHEQVTPSAFIMDSALDEEWWEDLTEVCRLMQLDSSTAKIRLTAEIFMEFGAMLYILAALREARFLGLNMFIENLMTAPSRVMFLFSCCILMSFPFLRLACADKVEDMLAVVVMLTTAPYFLFFCRGFKTVGPFVVMIYRMIMGDLLRFVTIYLVFVMGFSQAYYIIFLSFDNPQTPEGVDDTTSNPMPSPMESIMAMFLMSMTNFGDYYGAFERTEHEMEAKCLFVVYMAIVAILLVNMLIAMMGNTYQKIAETRNEWQRQWARIVLVVERGVAPAERLKKLMDYSQPMSDGRRALVLRLHQSEEDKEDMKEILEMKRTHERLYKKRMARMKKEGDDGIVESVK
- the LOC135169178 gene encoding transient receptor potential cation channel subfamily V member 5 isoform X3, translated to MGNTESNVTSGVKKQTDTSSILLYKLVDLKGGGLLVDMMKRATQTKQYAELDHAIRTKVEPFLYNKGKGKWIPISKLVLLRNKERPRHKMLPVLKAMENPSDYDVDVDMKDEVIDETKIDKNKYRLVCWNLSDRGAVGETILHLCMLNATALHADLAKRLLRFYPNLINDVYLSDEYYGESVLHIAIVNEDPAMVKYLLDSGADVHERCFGNFMCPEDQKASRTDSLDHEWPCVTPETNYDGYVYWGEYPLNFAACLGQEECYRLVLARGADPDKQDTNGNTVLHMLVIYSKVTTFDMAYEVGASLAIRNNQHLTPLTLSARLARIEMFFHIMNIEREIYWQIGSITCAAYPLSQFDTIDVNNGTINNNSALNLVVFGETEEHLELMDGVLVDLLNAKWNTFIKSSFVLRPGPSPSNSSRNSTKPTSSSDMSSSAFPPATSASADGTLGALGKSQEFGQLSRVVRQLATTLANNFMASVNVTPANVENFITKISDNFTLTLKDAFNSDLVDNSGLNVFEGKKNESVHEQVTPSAFIMDSALDEEWWEDLTEVCRLMQLDSSTAKIRLTAEIFMEFGAMLYILAALREARFLGLNMFIENLMTAPSRVMFLFSCCILMSFPFLRLACADKVEDMLAVVVMLTTAPYFLFFCRGFKTVGPFVVMIYRMIMGDLLRFVTIYLVFVMGFSQAYYIIFLSFDNPQTPEGVDDTTSNPMPSPMESIMAMFLMSMTNFGDYYGAFERTEHEMEAKCLFVVYMAIVAILLVNMLIAMMGNTYQKIAETRNEWQRQWARIVLVVERGVAPAERLKKLMDYSQPMSDGRRALVLRLHQSEEDKEDMKEILEMKRTHERLYKKRMARMKKEGDDGIVESVK